From a region of the Verrucomicrobiota bacterium genome:
- a CDS encoding outer membrane protein transport protein, with product MKIKASLCSSLALALAILSPVRGLALGIRIADQDPAATARGNAFAATADNPSAIYYNPAGITQLEGNNASFGVYGILLNSDYRGNGVSQSTKDEIQGVPQFYYTLALEKCPISIGLGFYSPYGLSLEWPDKSPFRTLATKGNITYLTLNPVVAWRIHPTLSIAAGPTLNYADTDLRRGIIPFPLNPGDQFRFHGDDTDLGFNAGILWKPIEILSFGANYRSETTMDFSGRSSTKGADAFGVPSGSQAASARFPFPQNIVAGVSFRPTPKWNLEFDVDWTDWDRLNTVKLKQKFSGTLPLTFDWQSSIFYEWGVTRYFEKGWHASAGYIFSENSVPDKNFNPIVPDSNRHIFSLGVGRKYEHWRWDAAYQLAYGPERNVTGSTPNFLTGESADGRYEFISHALTFSIGYHF from the coding sequence ATGAAAATTAAAGCGTCGTTATGCTCTTCACTGGCGTTGGCACTGGCGATTCTTTCGCCCGTTCGGGGGTTGGCTCTCGGCATTCGCATCGCGGATCAAGACCCGGCCGCCACGGCGCGCGGCAACGCGTTTGCGGCGACGGCGGATAATCCCTCCGCCATTTACTACAACCCGGCGGGCATCACCCAGCTCGAAGGCAACAATGCGAGTTTCGGCGTGTACGGTATTTTGTTGAACTCCGACTACCGTGGCAATGGTGTCTCGCAGAGCACGAAGGATGAAATCCAGGGCGTGCCGCAGTTCTATTACACCCTTGCGCTGGAGAAATGTCCCATCTCGATCGGATTGGGATTTTATTCCCCGTATGGTCTTTCGTTGGAATGGCCGGACAAATCTCCGTTCCGCACGCTGGCCACCAAGGGCAACATCACTTACCTGACCTTGAATCCGGTTGTGGCCTGGCGCATTCACCCCACGCTCTCCATCGCCGCTGGTCCCACGCTCAACTATGCGGACACCGATCTGCGGCGGGGAATCATTCCGTTTCCCCTGAACCCGGGCGATCAATTCCGGTTTCACGGGGACGACACGGACCTGGGCTTCAATGCCGGGATTCTATGGAAACCCATTGAAATACTTTCCTTCGGCGCGAATTACCGCAGCGAAACGACCATGGATTTCAGCGGCCGCTCCTCAACCAAAGGCGCGGATGCCTTCGGCGTTCCTTCCGGCTCACAGGCTGCGAGTGCCCGGTTTCCGTTCCCGCAAAATATTGTCGCGGGCGTATCGTTCCGCCCAACGCCGAAATGGAACCTCGAATTTGACGTGGACTGGACGGACTGGGATCGGCTCAACACCGTGAAATTGAAACAGAAATTTTCCGGCACGCTGCCGCTGACCTTCGACTGGCAGTCCAGCATTTTCTACGAATGGGGTGTCACCCGTTATTTTGAGAAGGGTTGGCACGCCAGTGCCGGTTACATCTTCAGCGAGAACAGCGTGCCCGACAAAAATTTCAATCCGATCGTCCCCGACTCCAACCGCCACATTTTCAGCCTGGGCGTGGGCCGCAAATACGAACATTGGCGCTGGGATGCCGCCTACCAACTGGCCTATGGTCCGGAACGCAACGTCACGGGCAGCACGCCCAACTTCCTGACCGGCGAATCGGCCGATGGTCGTTACGAGTTTATCAGTCATGCGCTCACCTTCTCCATCGGATACCACTTCTAA
- a CDS encoding PAS domain-containing protein, producing the protein MRTLLVLAPQPGLAEALRAVLNPEHYRIVHQSEVREADLLRSHGRVDGCVMEAELTSIRPIRIIETLRRCLPECPIVVYADDRQWEWEEEAYLLGVAQVLAKPVRARLINSFLDRLWPANGHVLERSAASRQLHEPKPSKPSEPDREPQKALEALRDFSTVLTHSLCAEALLKQFLLLLREIIGVNRAAIFLRQQPGELSHKNEGEDSHRLRLACAIGLPLDLLEHFALSLNAGVGGCVSRQGRILRREAPAVQEDPQMRQEFELLGAEVALPILDRESIMGVAFFDSRVTGEALTNEELALIFYLLEGLGMAIKNIWLHDQLSANHTMMGDILRQFNSGCIVVAKDLSILHANHVARDAFARPGRGAAPLEFSDLPQALGSKVFEVLKTGVALTPFKYRPPTGGERVYQITISPFQKQDRGVPDAALLLVEDYTQTERLQRLEIEAGNLRMIKTMGERLAHEVGNAVVPLSTHQQLFAEKYDDPEFRASLSTALTEGVKRISRLGQQMLFLAQDRTGLTDPIAVSQLIEDAFREAQKHHQEQTVYLQYETGGQSFTLTGDRAGLKHALAEVMLNAVQANPPMPKVKVSTHADTDVDGTRWVHIEIQDSGSGFTPEAARKVPQPFFTTRNVGLGLGLAVSRKIIETNRGKLKIADPRAGQSGLVTISLPLSTS; encoded by the coding sequence ATGAGAACTTTGCTCGTATTGGCGCCACAACCGGGATTGGCGGAGGCCCTGCGGGCCGTGCTCAACCCGGAACACTATCGCATCGTGCACCAATCCGAAGTGCGCGAGGCCGACCTGTTGCGCAGTCACGGTCGGGTGGATGGCTGCGTGATGGAAGCGGAGTTGACGAGCATCCGTCCCATTCGCATCATTGAAACGTTGCGCCGCTGTTTGCCGGAATGCCCGATCGTGGTTTACGCGGATGACAGGCAATGGGAATGGGAAGAGGAGGCTTATCTGCTGGGCGTGGCGCAAGTGCTGGCCAAGCCGGTACGGGCGCGACTGATCAATTCCTTTTTGGACCGGCTTTGGCCAGCCAACGGACACGTGCTGGAGCGATCCGCCGCGTCCCGTCAGCTCCACGAGCCGAAGCCGTCGAAGCCCAGCGAGCCGGATCGGGAACCCCAAAAGGCCCTGGAAGCGCTGCGCGATTTTTCCACGGTGCTGACCCACAGCCTTTGCGCCGAGGCGCTCTTGAAACAATTTCTGCTGCTGTTGCGGGAAATCATCGGTGTGAATCGGGCCGCCATTTTTCTGCGTCAACAACCTGGTGAACTGAGTCATAAAAACGAAGGGGAAGATTCGCACCGGCTGCGGCTGGCCTGCGCCATTGGTTTGCCTTTGGATTTGCTGGAGCATTTTGCGTTGTCGCTCAACGCGGGGGTGGGCGGATGCGTTTCCCGGCAGGGACGCATTTTGCGACGCGAGGCGCCGGCGGTTCAGGAGGACCCGCAAATGCGCCAGGAGTTTGAGTTGCTGGGGGCGGAGGTGGCGTTGCCCATCCTGGACCGTGAATCCATCATGGGCGTGGCCTTTTTTGACAGTCGCGTCACCGGCGAGGCGTTGACCAACGAGGAACTGGCGCTGATTTTTTATCTGCTGGAGGGGCTGGGGATGGCCATCAAGAACATCTGGTTGCACGACCAGCTCAGCGCGAATCACACCATGATGGGGGACATCCTCCGTCAATTCAACTCCGGTTGCATCGTCGTGGCGAAGGATTTGTCGATCCTCCACGCCAACCACGTCGCGCGCGATGCTTTTGCCCGACCGGGGCGCGGCGCCGCGCCGCTGGAATTCAGCGACCTGCCCCAGGCCCTCGGCAGCAAAGTGTTTGAAGTGCTGAAAACCGGCGTGGCGCTCACGCCCTTCAAATACCGACCGCCAACAGGCGGGGAGCGCGTTTATCAGATCACCATTTCGCCTTTTCAAAAACAAGATCGGGGCGTGCCGGATGCCGCGCTCCTGCTGGTGGAGGATTACACCCAGACGGAGCGGCTGCAGCGGCTCGAAATCGAAGCCGGCAATTTGCGGATGATCAAAACCATGGGTGAGCGGCTGGCCCACGAAGTGGGCAATGCGGTGGTCCCACTTTCGACGCATCAGCAGTTGTTTGCTGAAAAATATGACGACCCGGAATTTCGCGCGTCGTTGAGTACTGCGTTGACCGAAGGGGTGAAGCGCATTTCCCGGCTCGGTCAGCAAATGTTGTTTCTTGCGCAAGACCGGACGGGGTTGACGGACCCCATCGCCGTCTCCCAGTTGATTGAGGATGCATTTCGTGAGGCGCAAAAGCATCATCAGGAACAAACCGTCTATCTTCAATATGAAACGGGCGGCCAGTCGTTCACGCTCACCGGGGATCGCGCTGGCCTGAAACATGCGCTGGCCGAAGTGATGTTGAACGCCGTGCAGGCCAATCCGCCGATGCCCAAGGTGAAAGTCAGCACGCACGCGGACACCGACGTGGACGGCACGCGCTGGGTGCACATTGAAATCCAGGACAGCGGGAGCGGTTTCACACCGGAAGCCGCCCGCAAAGTCCCGCAGCCCTTCTTTACCACGCGCAATGTCGGGTTGGGGCTGGGGCTGGCCGTCAGCCGCAAAATCATCGAAACCAATCGCGGCAAACTTAAGATTGCGGATCCGCGCGCGGGACAATCCGGCCTTGTGACGATTTCCCTGCCGCTGTCAACCTCTTGA
- a CDS encoding beta-ketoacyl-[acyl-carrier-protein] synthase family protein: MSLNHTQRRVVITGMGVIAPNGSSLETFWESICEGNSAARRLTRFDPGDMPNKICAEIQDFDGGVYMKAKKSHRLDLSTQYGIAASILAVRDAAVDFEKLDQERLGVVEGISLGGTETTIKGQESLTKKSYRAINAFSLINGYTGSGSGEIALELGIRGHAITYCSGSASSNDAIGYAFNMIQQDEVDIMVAGGTEAPMLPALWAVFCVTGVMTCRNDKPQQAMRPFDRNRDGFLLGEGAAFLVLEELSHAIARGAKIYAEVAGHGRSCEAYHSVAPHPDGVGTYRAMEKALRRARMDVSEIDYINAHGTATESNDLVETKAIKHLFGDHARRLAVSSTKPVTGHLLGAAGAIETVICALALKHQEIPPTINLTEPAEGCDLDYVLKRSRPYPIRAAMNLNSGFGGKNSCLILRAFPARA, from the coding sequence ATGAGCCTCAACCACACTCAACGACGCGTCGTCATCACGGGCATGGGCGTGATCGCGCCCAATGGCAGCAGCCTCGAAACTTTTTGGGAGAGCATTTGTGAGGGCAACAGTGCAGCCAGACGGTTGACCCGGTTTGATCCGGGCGATATGCCCAACAAGATTTGCGCGGAGATCCAGGATTTCGATGGGGGGGTGTATATGAAGGCGAAGAAATCGCACCGGTTGGATCTTTCAACGCAATATGGCATAGCGGCTTCGATTCTGGCCGTAAGAGATGCCGCCGTCGATTTTGAGAAGTTGGATCAGGAACGGCTTGGGGTTGTGGAAGGCATTTCACTGGGAGGAACAGAAACGACGATCAAGGGACAGGAGTCGCTCACCAAGAAAAGCTATCGGGCCATCAATGCTTTCTCACTCATCAACGGTTATACTGGCAGTGGCAGTGGAGAAATCGCGCTGGAACTGGGCATCCGAGGTCACGCGATTACTTACTGTTCCGGGAGCGCCTCCAGCAATGATGCCATTGGCTACGCCTTCAACATGATCCAGCAGGATGAGGTGGATATCATGGTCGCTGGCGGAACGGAGGCGCCGATGCTGCCCGCACTCTGGGCCGTCTTTTGCGTGACGGGGGTGATGACCTGCCGGAACGACAAACCACAGCAGGCCATGCGACCATTTGATCGCAACCGGGACGGATTTTTGCTGGGTGAAGGGGCGGCGTTTCTCGTCCTGGAAGAACTCTCGCATGCGATTGCGCGCGGTGCAAAAATCTATGCGGAGGTGGCAGGCCACGGCCGGAGTTGTGAAGCCTACCATTCAGTGGCACCCCATCCCGACGGTGTTGGAACGTATCGGGCCATGGAAAAAGCGCTGCGCCGGGCGCGAATGGACGTCTCAGAAATTGACTACATAAACGCCCACGGTACGGCAACCGAGAGCAACGATCTGGTGGAAACCAAAGCCATCAAGCATCTGTTCGGCGATCACGCCCGACGACTCGCGGTCAGTTCCACCAAGCCAGTCACTGGCCATTTGCTGGGCGCCGCTGGCGCCATCGAAACAGTCATCTGTGCGCTCGCCTTGAAGCATCAAGAGATTCCGCCCACCATAAACTTGACCGAGCCGGCTGAAGGTTGTGATCTGGATTACGTGCTCAAGCGCTCACGGCCTTACCCGATCAGGGCCGCGATGAATCTGAACAGCGGTTTCGGTGGCAAAAACTCCTGTTTGATCCTTAGAGCATTTCCGGCACGCGCATGA
- a CDS encoding isoprenylcysteine carboxylmethyltransferase family protein has translation MLTLKVLVPIASVVSIYLFRMVELKKKRKTIAGPVKESLTLRLFMLAGTVMLLGSITEFLARGQQAYWVTFVAGWICAVFSFVLRRRAITALGKFWSLHVEIRENHEFVQSGPFRWVRHPTYFSMMLELLSASLILQAYMTLAVVTVIFVPALLLRLKLEEAALVEKFGATYREYQLRTPALFPYKWPRMK, from the coding sequence ATGTTGACACTGAAAGTGCTGGTCCCCATAGCCTCGGTTGTCTCGATTTATCTGTTCCGGATGGTGGAACTGAAGAAGAAAAGGAAGACCATCGCTGGACCGGTGAAGGAGAGCTTGACGCTTCGATTGTTCATGCTGGCGGGCACGGTAATGCTGTTGGGTTCTATCACGGAATTTCTTGCGCGCGGACAGCAGGCGTATTGGGTGACCTTTGTGGCAGGTTGGATTTGTGCGGTGTTTTCGTTTGTGCTCCGTCGCCGCGCGATCACCGCGCTCGGAAAATTCTGGAGCCTGCACGTGGAAATCCGGGAGAACCATGAATTTGTGCAGTCCGGGCCGTTCCGCTGGGTGCGGCATCCGACCTATTTTTCGATGATGCTGGAATTGCTTTCGGCTAGTTTGATCTTGCAGGCCTATATGACGCTGGCAGTGGTCACGGTCATTTTTGTGCCGGCACTCCTGCTGCGACTGAAACTGGAAGAGGCGGCGTTGGTGGAAAAATTCGGTGCAACTTATCGGGAGTACCAGCTCCGCACGCCGGCGCTCTTTCCGTACAAATGGCCGCGAATGAAATGA
- a CDS encoding DUF1553 domain-containing protein → MVALAVAGHVQAKESIIILPAQFKLSGAAAQQTLLVEQFRDNRYVGQVTNDLTFSSSDTNVVSVKDDVALPVRNGVATIRVRAGGQTVLAQVTVENMEKPFEWSFRNHVQPVLAKAGCSAGACHGAAAGQNGFKLSLRGFDDEGDFLALTHQALGRRIVPSDPGRSLMLLKPTGAVPHKGGKRFEVGSLDYRVLSEWIAAGTPGPKPDEARIDHIEILPEHVFLSPGVNQKLSVRAWFSDGRSEDVTHWVKYSSANASVCDVDETGNVKVIGFGEGAITGWYLSRIAIATVTAPYTNRIANKVFAKAARRNFIDELVLEKLRSLSLPPSPRCSDSEFIRRAFLDTIGILPSAQETRRFLADKSSKKRDALIESLSRRPEFVDYWTYKWSDLLLVSSKQLRPAAMWSYYNWIRNNVAANTPWDKFARELITAQGSTLENGAGNFYVLHDDPRAMAETTTQAFLGMSINCAKCHNHPMEKWTNKQYYQMANLFARVRAKSGVADGDNFIFAANSGDLVQPLTGRPQPPAPLDGKPLGLDDPNDRRVALADWLTSRDNPYFSRAIANRIWANFMGVGLVEKVDDLRVTNPASNEKLLSALARHLADRKFDLKSLMRAILQSEAYQRSSIALPENAADARFYSRYYPRRLMAEVALDAISQVTDVPTQFTVDRRNQKQEGEKYPFGFRALQLPDTQTDSFFLKSFGRPDREKTCECERTAEPSVTQVLHLSNGDTINQKLEAKQNRIARLLANHTPLAGIIEEAYLSTVSRFPTDAEKTRIATIIADAEVSNPRTGVEDLYWAILSSKEFLFNH, encoded by the coding sequence ATGGTGGCTCTGGCTGTAGCGGGACACGTTCAAGCCAAAGAGTCCATCATCATTCTCCCCGCCCAATTCAAACTGAGCGGTGCGGCCGCTCAGCAAACACTCTTGGTGGAACAATTTCGTGACAATCGTTATGTGGGACAGGTTACGAACGACCTCACTTTCAGTTCGAGTGACACCAATGTTGTGTCCGTCAAGGATGACGTGGCGTTGCCCGTACGAAACGGTGTCGCTACGATTCGAGTCAGGGCGGGCGGGCAAACCGTCTTGGCGCAGGTGACAGTGGAGAACATGGAGAAACCGTTTGAGTGGAGCTTCCGAAATCACGTGCAGCCGGTGCTGGCCAAGGCGGGGTGCAGCGCGGGTGCGTGTCACGGTGCGGCCGCTGGACAAAACGGCTTCAAACTTTCCCTGCGCGGTTTCGATGATGAGGGTGATTTTCTGGCGCTCACTCATCAGGCGTTGGGGAGGCGCATTGTTCCCAGTGATCCGGGTCGCAGCTTGATGCTGCTGAAACCAACCGGCGCCGTCCCGCACAAAGGTGGGAAACGATTTGAAGTTGGCTCGCTCGATTATCGCGTGTTGTCTGAATGGATTGCCGCAGGCACGCCCGGGCCGAAGCCGGACGAAGCGCGCATCGACCATATTGAGATTTTGCCGGAGCATGTTTTTCTCAGTCCCGGCGTGAACCAGAAGTTGAGCGTGCGCGCCTGGTTCAGTGACGGCCGCAGTGAGGATGTCACCCATTGGGTGAAATACTCTTCTGCCAACGCATCGGTATGTGACGTGGACGAGACCGGCAACGTAAAGGTGATTGGGTTTGGCGAGGGAGCAATTACCGGGTGGTATCTCAGCCGCATTGCCATCGCCACGGTTACGGCGCCTTACACCAATCGAATTGCCAACAAAGTTTTCGCCAAGGCCGCCCGGCGAAATTTCATCGATGAGTTGGTGCTCGAAAAACTAAGAAGCTTGAGCCTGCCGCCGTCGCCGCGTTGCAGTGATTCGGAATTCATTCGCCGCGCCTTTCTGGATACGATCGGCATTCTGCCGTCGGCCCAGGAGACGCGCAGGTTTCTGGCGGACAAATCCTCGAAGAAGCGCGACGCGCTCATTGAGTCGCTGTCGCGAAGGCCGGAGTTTGTCGATTACTGGACTTACAAATGGTCGGACTTGCTTCTGGTCAGCAGCAAGCAACTCCGGCCCGCCGCGATGTGGTCCTATTACAACTGGATTCGCAACAACGTGGCGGCGAACACGCCGTGGGACAAGTTCGCGCGCGAATTGATCACCGCGCAAGGCAGCACACTGGAGAACGGCGCGGGAAATTTTTACGTGTTGCACGATGACCCGCGCGCGATGGCGGAAACGACGACGCAGGCGTTTCTGGGCATGTCGATCAATTGCGCCAAATGCCATAACCATCCGATGGAAAAGTGGACCAACAAACAGTACTACCAGATGGCCAATCTTTTTGCGCGCGTTCGGGCCAAGAGCGGGGTTGCGGATGGCGACAATTTTATATTTGCCGCGAATTCTGGCGATCTCGTTCAACCCTTGACGGGCCGTCCGCAACCACCCGCGCCGCTCGACGGCAAACCGCTTGGATTGGACGACCCAAACGACCGGCGGGTCGCACTGGCGGACTGGTTGACGTCGCGGGACAACCCGTATTTCAGCCGCGCGATTGCCAATCGCATCTGGGCGAATTTCATGGGCGTGGGTCTGGTGGAAAAGGTCGATGATCTGCGCGTCACGAATCCGGCCAGCAACGAAAAGCTCCTCTCCGCCCTGGCGCGGCATCTGGCGGACCGGAAGTTCGATCTCAAGTCACTGATGCGCGCCATCCTGCAATCGGAGGCTTATCAACGAAGCAGCATCGCGTTGCCGGAGAACGCGGCCGATGCGCGCTTCTACTCGCGTTATTACCCGCGGCGCTTGATGGCCGAGGTGGCGCTGGATGCGATTTCACAGGTGACCGACGTGCCGACGCAGTTCACGGTGGACCGGCGCAATCAGAAACAGGAGGGCGAGAAATACCCGTTCGGATTTCGCGCGCTCCAATTGCCCGATACCCAGACGGATTCCTTTTTCTTGAAATCCTTTGGCCGACCTGATCGCGAAAAAACTTGCGAGTGCGAGCGGACCGCCGAACCGAGTGTGACGCAGGTGCTCCACCTTTCCAATGGCGACACGATCAACCAGAAACTTGAAGCGAAGCAGAATCGAATCGCCCGCTTGCTCGCCAACCACACGCCACTGGCTGGCATTATTGAGGAAGCCTATCTGAGCACCGTGTCGCGGTTTCCGACGGATGCGGAAAAAACCCGGATTGCAACAATCATCGCGGACGCAGAAGTATCCAACCCGCGCACCGGCGTCGAGGATTTGTATTGGGCGATACTGAGCAGCAAAGAATTTTTGTTTAATCATTAA
- a CDS encoding DUF1501 domain-containing protein, whose product MLKVTGNGSVTTCDGITRRDFLQVGALGAIGLTLSNFAALQAMGAVEKGNDEKSVIMIFNLGAPSQLDTWDMKPDAPREIRGPFKPIKTNNPDIQISEIFPLHAKVADKFSLVRTCHHTAAAVHDTGHQMMQTGRLFTGGVNTPHAGCVLEYLKGRRNELPAHVLLPELMGPTGGNLPHGQDAGFLGKAYDPFALMADPSKPNFKVPDLLPPTEIGEVRLQRRRELRQIVDDQVKTFEASETAKLMDANFASAYRLMTSVKAREAFDLSKEPEKVRERYGMTRFGQCCLLARRLIEAGVRFVTINTFITVFDEISWDIHGSKPFTSIAGMKDIVAPMYDQGYSALIEDLVQRGMLDNTFVCNLAEFGRTPKINPAGGRDHWPQCWTSYFAGGGVKGGRVIGKSDEIGGYPVERPVSSSEVVATVFHSLGLNLETHLPGPQGRPFALVDYGTQPIRELF is encoded by the coding sequence ATGCTTAAAGTGACGGGCAATGGTTCGGTCACGACGTGCGACGGGATTACGCGGCGCGACTTTCTTCAGGTCGGCGCGCTCGGCGCCATCGGTCTGACCTTGTCGAATTTCGCCGCGTTGCAGGCGATGGGCGCGGTGGAGAAAGGCAACGATGAGAAGTCTGTCATCATGATTTTCAATCTCGGCGCACCGAGCCAGTTGGATACGTGGGACATGAAACCGGACGCGCCACGCGAAATCCGCGGCCCGTTCAAGCCGATCAAGACCAACAACCCGGACATTCAGATCTCCGAAATTTTCCCGTTGCACGCCAAAGTGGCGGACAAGTTTTCGCTCGTTCGCACTTGCCACCACACGGCGGCGGCCGTCCACGACACGGGACATCAGATGATGCAAACGGGCCGGCTTTTCACCGGCGGCGTCAACACGCCGCACGCCGGTTGTGTGTTGGAATATCTCAAGGGCCGGCGCAACGAACTGCCTGCGCACGTCCTCCTGCCCGAATTGATGGGGCCGACCGGCGGCAACCTGCCGCACGGACAGGACGCCGGTTTTCTTGGCAAAGCCTACGATCCGTTCGCGCTGATGGCCGATCCGTCCAAGCCGAATTTCAAAGTACCGGATTTATTGCCGCCGACGGAAATTGGCGAGGTCCGTCTCCAGCGGCGCCGGGAATTGCGGCAAATTGTGGATGACCAGGTCAAGACTTTCGAAGCAAGCGAGACGGCGAAGTTGATGGACGCGAATTTTGCGTCGGCGTATCGCTTGATGACGAGCGTCAAGGCGCGCGAAGCATTTGATTTGTCGAAGGAGCCAGAAAAGGTTCGCGAACGGTACGGGATGACGCGCTTTGGCCAATGTTGTCTGCTGGCGCGTCGGTTGATCGAGGCCGGCGTGCGTTTTGTGACCATCAACACTTTCATCACCGTCTTCGACGAGATTTCGTGGGACATTCACGGTTCGAAGCCGTTTACCTCGATTGCCGGGATGAAAGACATCGTCGCGCCAATGTATGACCAGGGTTACAGCGCGCTGATCGAAGACCTCGTCCAACGCGGGATGCTCGACAATACGTTCGTTTGCAACCTGGCCGAGTTTGGTCGCACGCCCAAGATCAATCCAGCGGGCGGGCGCGATCATTGGCCGCAATGCTGGACAAGTTATTTCGCTGGCGGCGGCGTCAAAGGCGGGCGCGTGATTGGCAAGAGCGATGAAATTGGCGGCTATCCAGTGGAGCGACCGGTGTCGTCGTCGGAAGTGGTCGCCACGGTTTTTCACAGCCTCGGGTTGAATCTGGAGACTCACCTGCCCGGCCCGCAGGGTCGTCCGTTTGCGCTGGTGGATTATGGTACGCAGCCAATCCGGGAGTTGTTTTGA